The genomic region TGCGTTTTCAACAAGATGACGTAACTTATAAATATACTTATCATACTTTCGCTGTTCTTTACGGTTTCTCCTCGGAGGAATAACAGGTGTCATATTTCTTCTTAATGCTTCATCAACAATTTTTTGCGTGTCGTATCCCTTGTCCGCAATAAGAAATAAAGCGTTTATTCCTTGAATGAGCGAGAGA from Desulfovibrio inopinatus DSM 10711 harbors:
- a CDS encoding IS5 family transposase, translated to LSLIQGINALFLIADKGYDTQKIVDEALRRNMTPVIPPRRNRKEQRKYDKYIYKLRHLVENAFLYIKQWRGIATRYAKMTTSFLAAVQIRCLFWWLTIS